Part of the Paramisgurnus dabryanus chromosome 21, PD_genome_1.1, whole genome shotgun sequence genome, GGTTAGCCTGATAGATTTTGTGTACAAAGCTTGCGAAGAACCAGGTTCAGTGTGCACATTAGTTGCTAAAGCTTTTGATGCTGTGTAGACCATACAGTATCAGTGAAGTGCCATCTGGATCTTGGAGTGAGACACGACCCAGCCTAATTCCATGGAATAGTAATATTATGTCTATCGTCGTTAAGAGTGCATTACCAGGGACATTTATCCGATTGGGAATATCCTTAATGTGGAGTTGCCCAGGGAACCATATTGGGACCCATAATCTTCCTAGCACTGATTTACAATGCTTTCCAAGATCAAATTATGCGCTGGAAATATGTGTATGATATGGCCATGCCATGGCCCAGAGGTGGACTTCACATCAGCCTCATCAGCAGATGTGGAATGATCTTGGCATTTGGTTGGAGGATCATAAAATTaaactcaatttaaaaaaaaagaatgtcTTACAGGTTatgtcttattttattttattttattttttgtctcccttaaaaaaaattattttatatttaggtAAACTTGTATTGACATTTTATTGTAACAGCAAAATAATTCAGTCTCCCCTAAAGGACGTCTTTGGGTAAGTTAGCTGTAATGATGCTTAAATGTCAATAAATCAATAGcatgataaaaaaatgttttttgaaatTTAAATGATCCTTAGAAAAATACGTAAAAAAACTCATGTTTATGAAATTTCCCATATAAAAATATCATAGTATCCCGCTCCGTGGTAATTTTCGCTATGTGatgcttttttttattttttttattttttattttttttattgaatagaAAAGTATATCAACAACAAAGGCAAATATATATTCACAGTTTAAATAAGTATAACAGGCTCAACACaagaaaaatttgaaaaaataaatagaaatctgaaataataatttaaatgaatttaaataacaagtaaaagaaaaataaataaatgaataaaacaaagATACATATTAGGGGCAGTATCACAATAAATTAAATGACGTCAATAAGTAAAGCAGCTTCATCGCACTCTGACCTTTCATCTTATTAAGGGCTTtggaaaaacattttaagtcatttttgaATACAATAAGTAGTGGGGGGGATTTAAAGAATCTACATTTATGAATGAAATATTTTGCTAATATTACAATGTTATTAAGCAAGAAAGATTTAACACAACAGTCTTGAAATACTCCAAATAAAATATGatgcaaagaaaaaacaaaattatcagcaacCACCTCTTTTTCTATCAACCAGTTCGCTATGTGATGCTGATGTAAGCGAATGGCAGACACAAACGTCATCTGGGAGCGCCGGAAAGAAAGCGCACTTGTGTAGCTGATGTTAAACTGATCTGTGATCGGCTGTGAtcgcttggcttcctctgttgttGGCTTGTTTGGATGTTTTTATAGAAAGCGTATATCAGGAATCGCACATTTTTGCGCACATTACACTGACGCGCGTAACTGTCCGGACAACattgtgaatattaaatcaaCACATTTTCCGACGACATGGATTCCGCCAATCAAGGTAAACAAAACCAAAGCAATCGGCGGATATTTGGTTGAatgatgatgattgacacaaGTGTACTTATTACTTTCTGTGCCTTGTAACATACAGTTGTGTTATTATAGTTGTTTTATTTGCGTGTAACGAGGAGCTCAGGGTAGTGCAGGCGATCGGGTTAAGTGCAAGTCGATAAACACAACCATAGCAAATGCAAATTTGCTTTAGTTGTGTCATATAAATTTAATTTACATCAAAACAAAGGAGATGTGGTCGATATGgtgattgttgttgttttattttatacctAGGAAAAATAATATGTGTTATAATCAtgcttttattatataaaagtGTAGTAATGTTTTCGGAAAATTAATCACCATATGGTTTACTACAAATATTACATAGAGAGCTAAAGTACACTTCCTGTGGTGAGTCAATGGTAAATTAATTTGTCATTACAAATACCATTTATTAAACGGTGGTTTATGTAGTTAAATaaaggttaattttcataagggcaATGTTGGGCTTATTTTTAGCGATTCGCCTTTACCCCATGTGCGTTATtgttataatttttatatttttatatttccgatctaaaatataataaacacCAATGCTAAAAACATGGGGCGTTATGGATGATGCATAACCCATATGTTTTGTTTCAGACGAATTGTAACATTAATATAGCCTACATTAGCAACAGTAGATGATCAGTCTTTGGGTTAAATCTCTTATTTGTTAATAGTTTAATTTAGCTATTATTCATTTAGGGCCAGTGAAGATTTTTTGTAGGGTCATTGAAGGGCTTAACTGAATGACACGTGTCATTGTATACCTCATACTCATGTGACATCTGTATCCGTCTGACCTACAGTAATGGAGCACGCTTTCAAACCTTTGAGCTGATAACGTGTTTACACGTGTAAATGGGTGTGACGTCAGTTTGTAATGAACATATtagtaatgaaaataaataagaaaatgaaaaatacactatTTTAATGTTACACTGGAAAATTACAACCTACATGGAAAAATACTGTAGCATATTTAAGTATTAATTATAGTAACCTGTAGTAAATTGCAGTGCATTATATTGACCACTAAACTTTGTTTAAAGTGCACTACTACAGTATTCTGTAATATTAACTATAGTGCACCGATAAACTGTAGAAAATACTGTAgtttacttaaaggaacagtatgtaggattgtggtcaaaactggtattgcaatcacaaaactcgTGGCTAAAACAGGTACTGCAATCaaacagctggtggccaatacaaaaaatgacaacataaacatcagttgagggctgcaactccagtttttaaatgacaatatccagGCCGGatcactgttgtcagtgatataagtatttgaaatgaaaatgatttcttaatgtctactaacatatcagggccattttatgattaattgatatacatttctaacatactgttcctttaagtatatACTGCATTATGGAATTTAACAAcggtttactatagtaaatactaaagagtatgttttatgtttaaaaaatatgaattaaaaatacatttcattACCATCCACACTGATATTGTAcagttataaatatatatataatcaacGATAAATGGCctctaaaaaaaattctttgctaTGTCTagtttcttttatttaaaaaaaaataaacacacaccttTAACActttctttgtttctttctttcaaaTGTATAGACATTAATTTAAACTCTCCACATAAAGGCCTGGGCCCTGACACTCTCTCTGATCTGCCAGAGGAGAGGGGAGCCGTGGCTTTGGGTCCAGAAAATCTCCCCCCAGGACTAACAGAGGAGGAGGCAGAGGAACTGAGATTGGAGCTCACCAAGGTGAACATCAACAGTCACTGTGCATTAACATTCTGATCCATGACTTGTTGTGACCCTCTCTTAAACAAAATACATAGTCATGAGAAGTCTATGTTAAGAACCTTCATGTACTTATTTCTCATATTAGGTGGAGGAAGAGATCTACACCTTGCGGCAGGTGCTGTCAGCCAAAGAGCGTCACGCATCTGAGCTGAAGCGCAAACTGGGTCTCAGCCCCCTGAGTGAGCTTAAACAGAACATCACGAAAAGCTGGCAGGACGTCCAGACCTCAAACGCGTAAGATGCCTTTATACATGTGCCTGTTTAAAGAGGTTACAGAGGGAGGCCATATGTACAGGGTCAGACTCTGAACCTTTTCATAGATCTTGTGTCATTGACAGAATTGACAGCAACCAACGGCAGAATGGTAGATTTTGTGACAGCAGATCTTTCCTAGGTTGGGGTTTGATAAGAAAATTTTGCAATGCACTTTTGTTGTTGTAACATGTTTAAACAGATTTTGAGTATCAGATAAAGAAAAAAACTGACATGTTGGTGTGGTCCTGCTCTTCAATTATTTTCTTATGCTTACATAAGTCTCCAAGAGCTTTTGTTGCTACTCCTATATCATGAGTTTTAATAAATTGAATTTTTCAAATTATAGTGACAGGTAA contains:
- the tpd52l2b gene encoding tpd52 like 2b isoform X10; protein product: MDSANQDINLNSPHKGLGPDTLSDLPEERGAVALGPENLPPGLTEEEAEELRLELTKVEEEIYTLRQVLSAKERHASELKRKLGLSPLSELKQNITKSWQDVQTSNAYKKTQETLSNAGQKTSAALSTVGTAISRKLGDMRNSPTFKTFEDKVENIKYKVVGGRANGESAHSPNESNPVQDNAPF
- the tpd52l2b gene encoding tpd52 like 2b isoform X5 codes for the protein MDSANQDINLNSPHKGLGPDTLSDLPEERGAVALGPENLPPGLTEEEAEELRLELTKVEEEIYTLRQVLSAKERHASELKRKLGLSPLSELKQNITKSWQDVQTSNAYKKTQETLSNAGQKTSAALSTVGTAISRKLGDMRALPFSNSFGSNYSIRHSISMPAMRNSPTFKTFEDKVENIKYKVVGGRANGESAHSPNESNPVQDNAPF
- the tpd52l2b gene encoding tpd52 like 2b isoform X6, with product MDSANQDINLNSPHKGLGPDTLSDLPEERGAVALGPENLPPGLTEEEAEELRLELTKVEEEIYTLRQVLSAKERHASELKRKLGLSPLSELKQNITKSWQDVQTSNAYKKTQETLSNAGQKTSAALSTVGTAISRKLGDMRALPFSNSFGNYSIRHSISMPAMRNSPTFKTFEDKVENIKYKVVGGRANGESAHSPNESNPVQDNAPF
- the tpd52l2b gene encoding tpd52 like 2b isoform X9, whose amino-acid sequence is MDSANQDINLNSPHKGLGPDTLSDLPEERGAVALGPENLPPGLTEEEAEELRLELTKVEEEIYTLRQVLSAKERHASELKRKLGLSPLSELKQNITKSWQDVQTSNAYKKTQETLSNAGQKTSAALSTVGTAISRKLGDMSNYSIRHSISMPAMRNSPTFKTFEDKVENIKYKVVGGRANGESAHSPNESNPVQDNAPF
- the tpd52l2b gene encoding tpd52 like 2b isoform X7 is translated as MDSANQDINLNSPHKGLGPDTLSDLPEERGAVALGPENLPPGLTEEEAEELRLELTKVEEEIYTLRQVLSAKERHASELKRKLGLSPLSELKQNITKSWQDVQTSNAYLSASSTLDDIANSEVYKKTQETLSNAGQKTSAALSTVGTAISRKLGDMRNSPTFKTFEDKVENIKYKVVGGRANGESAHSPNESNPVQDNAPF